Proteins co-encoded in one Euleptes europaea isolate rEulEur1 chromosome 1, rEulEur1.hap1, whole genome shotgun sequence genomic window:
- the ENDOU gene encoding LOW QUALITY PROTEIN: uridylate-specific endoribonuclease (The sequence of the model RefSeq protein was modified relative to this genomic sequence to represent the inferred CDS: substituted 1 base at 1 genomic stop codon) — MKARVFLLLLGAACNLASNSLYTAPDSCKGRCNEKYNPQDVCHCNAKCGKYQNCCDDYHVHCGQGEXHSQMIITSHTGGFSRSDDAISEEELQKVSEQLYQSDSNKAEESDITLNKQDLTSQTKVEEDQCPEPLFSSVNEEKLFSKPTYASFIKLLDNYQKKVGKGEEFTAEQLQEQDHFLEEIMKTEVMKELYRFLHDKNRYSTEAEFIADLKEMWFGLYSRGNEEEDSSGFEHVFLGEIKKGKVSGFHNWISFYLQEKKGLVNYLSHNFDGPWTSYPDVLGMQFSWDGYYKEVGTAFIGSSPEFEFGLYSLCYIARPGKVCHLKLGSYNLGIQTYTWDKSTYGNGKKCIATAYVVTP; from the exons ctTTGTATACCGCACCAGATTCCTGCAAAGGGCGATGTAACGAAAAATACAACCCCCAAGATGTCTGCCATTGTAATGCTAAATGTGGAAAGTATCAGAACTGCTGTGATGACTACCACGTCCATTGTGGACAGGGTGAGTAGCATTcccaaatg ATTATTACCTCTCACACAGGTGGATTCTCCAGGAGCGATGATGCCATAAGTGAGGAGGAGCTGCAAAAGGTATCTGAGCAACTTTACCAAAGTGACAGCAACAAAGCGGAGGAGTCTGACATCACCCTTAACAAGCAGGACTTAACATCCCAGACTAAGGTCGAGGAGGATCAGTGCCCAGAACC ACTATTCTCGTCCGTCAATGAAGAGAAGCTCTTTTCCAAGCCAACTTATGCCAGCTTCATTAAGCTGCTCGATAATTACCAAAAGAAGGTTGGAAAGGGAGAAGAGTTCACCGCTGAGCAACTGCAGGAGCAGGATCATTTCCTGGAGGAGATCATGAAGACCGAGGTCATGAAGGAGCTTTACAGGTTCCTTCATGACAAGA aTCGTTACAGCACGGAGGCTGAGTTCATCGCTGACTTAAAGGAGATGTGGTTTGGCCtttactccaggggaaatgaGGAGGAGGACTCCAGTGGCTTTGAGCATGTTTTTCTAG GAGAAATCAAGAAAGGAAAAGTGTCTGGATTCCACAACTGGATTAGTTTCTACCTGCAGGAGAAAAAGGGCCTCGTCAATTATCTCAGCCACAATTTCGATGGACCG TGGACCTCATACCCGGATGTCCTGGGGATGCAGTTCAGCTGGGATGGATATTACAAGGAAGTTGGAACAGCCTTCATTGGAAGCAGCCCTGAGTTCGAATTTGGCCTCTACTCACTGTGCTACATTGCTAGACCTGGAAAAGT GTGCCATCTGAAACTTGGGAGTTACAATCTGGGTATCCAGACATACACCTGGGATAAATCCACCTATGGGAATGGGAAAAAGTGCATCGCCACAGCTTACGTGGTGACCCCATGA